A window of the Agrococcus jejuensis genome harbors these coding sequences:
- a CDS encoding helicase-associated domain-containing protein: MPTTVELAGALQALTDDALDHLVRARHVPQHAATYFDVAEQLLRPESIAAALETVDADALAGLATGATTPALDALGLGVAGVAFDDVRRHAATAPVRDAAPASEPDDARAAERAFATTLLVGEVVRGAATQPVQVLARGAVAMSDARRLAEALGAEPEAVLDAIAIARGARLLATRDATLVAATGAAAWLDAPLPQRWAAMRDAWLASLDVAERSVAIEAGDAAARFPLAAAATLERLGVAGRRATQLGLLDGGTTTLAGDDGAARLAALVPGEVDKAYVQPDLSIVVPGPLVPALETRLRLVADLEQRGTASTYRMSLASLSRGLAAGEDEAGILALLGALSLTGVPQPVAYLVRDAAARFGSVRVLALADGPDRTAVRGEPGVVAELAVDHGLAPLRMREESPRRLVTRAEPTTVLAALRARRYPAAMEDVDGVLLVPVRHEADVLAPPPTPLVQRLRGSGFDVGGEERAWLERRLQVAARDRVSVQVRIEVGGEERELSLLPLGVANGRLRARDLGSDVERTLPVTAITHLAGVP, encoded by the coding sequence GTGCCGACCACGGTCGAGCTCGCGGGCGCGCTGCAGGCGCTGACCGACGACGCCCTCGACCACCTCGTGCGCGCACGCCACGTGCCGCAGCACGCGGCCACGTACTTCGACGTCGCCGAGCAGCTGCTGCGGCCCGAGTCGATCGCCGCGGCGCTCGAGACGGTCGACGCGGACGCGCTCGCCGGGCTCGCGACGGGCGCGACGACGCCGGCGCTCGACGCCCTGGGCCTCGGCGTCGCGGGCGTCGCGTTCGACGATGTGCGCAGGCACGCCGCGACGGCGCCGGTGCGCGACGCCGCTCCCGCATCGGAGCCCGACGACGCCCGGGCGGCCGAGCGCGCGTTCGCGACGACGCTGCTCGTGGGCGAGGTCGTGCGCGGCGCGGCCACGCAGCCCGTGCAGGTGCTCGCGCGCGGGGCCGTGGCGATGTCGGATGCGCGCAGGCTCGCCGAGGCGCTCGGCGCGGAGCCCGAGGCCGTGCTCGACGCCATCGCGATCGCGCGCGGCGCCCGCCTGCTCGCGACCCGCGACGCGACGCTCGTCGCCGCGACCGGCGCCGCCGCGTGGCTCGACGCTCCCCTGCCGCAGCGCTGGGCTGCCATGCGCGACGCGTGGCTCGCATCCCTCGACGTCGCCGAGCGCTCCGTCGCGATCGAGGCGGGCGACGCCGCGGCACGCTTCCCCCTCGCGGCCGCCGCGACGCTCGAGCGCCTCGGGGTCGCCGGGCGCCGCGCGACGCAGCTGGGGCTGCTCGACGGCGGCACGACGACGCTCGCGGGCGACGACGGCGCGGCGCGGCTCGCAGCCCTCGTCCCCGGCGAGGTCGACAAGGCGTACGTGCAGCCCGACCTGTCGATCGTCGTGCCGGGTCCGCTCGTGCCGGCACTCGAGACCCGACTGCGACTCGTCGCCGACCTCGAGCAGCGCGGCACGGCCTCGACGTACCGCATGTCGCTCGCATCCCTCTCGCGCGGCCTCGCCGCCGGCGAGGACGAGGCCGGCATCCTCGCGCTGCTCGGCGCGCTGTCGCTCACGGGCGTGCCGCAGCCGGTCGCGTACCTCGTGCGCGACGCCGCCGCCCGCTTCGGCTCGGTGCGCGTGCTCGCGCTCGCCGACGGCCCCGATCGCACGGCCGTGCGGGGCGAGCCCGGCGTCGTCGCCGAGCTCGCCGTCGACCACGGCCTCGCGCCGCTGCGCATGCGCGAGGAGTCGCCGCGCAGGCTCGTGACGCGCGCCGAGCCCACGACGGTGCTCGCCGCGCTTCGCGCCCGCCGCTACCCCGCCGCGATGGAGGACGTCGACGGCGTGCTGCTGGTGCCCGTGCGGCACGAGGCCGACGTGCTCGCGCCGCCGCCCACGCCGCTCGTGCAGCGCCTGCGCGGCTCGGGGTTCGACGTCGGCGGCGAGGAGCGCGCCTGGCTCGAGCGGCGGCTGCAGGTCGCGGCGCGCGACCGCGTGAGCGTGCAGGTGCGCATCGAGGTCGGCGGCGAGGAGCGCGAGCTCTCGCTGCTGCCGCTCGGCGTCGCCAACGGCAGGCTGCGCGCCCGTGACCTCGGCAGCGACGTCGAGCGCACGCTGCCCGTCACCGCCATCACCCATCTGGCGGGCGTGCCGTGA
- a CDS encoding metal-dependent transcriptional regulator: MTDLVDTTEMYLRTILDLEEEGFVPMRARISERIGHSGPTVSQTVARMERDGLVVVAEDRHLQLTDEGRALATRVLRKHRLAERLLTDVIGLDWTLAHDEACRWEHVMSEQVERRLLDILDRPTESPYGTPIPGLDELGLARADGFLDGVRRATEVEGTFVVRRLGEPIQFEVATLEQLRDAGLVPGATVAIAAADRGRTLTVEGGAEVALPTELAQHVYVAAV, translated from the coding sequence ATGACCGATCTCGTCGACACGACGGAGATGTACCTGCGTACGATCCTCGACCTCGAGGAGGAGGGCTTCGTGCCCATGCGCGCCCGCATCTCCGAGCGCATCGGCCACTCGGGCCCCACGGTCTCGCAGACCGTCGCCCGCATGGAGCGCGACGGCCTCGTCGTCGTGGCCGAGGACCGCCACCTGCAGCTCACCGACGAGGGACGCGCGCTCGCGACCCGCGTGCTGCGCAAGCACCGCCTCGCCGAGCGCCTGCTCACCGACGTCATCGGCCTCGACTGGACGCTCGCGCACGACGAGGCCTGCCGCTGGGAGCACGTCATGAGCGAGCAGGTCGAGCGCAGGCTGCTCGACATCCTCGATCGCCCGACGGAGTCGCCGTACGGCACGCCCATCCCGGGCCTCGACGAGCTGGGCCTCGCCCGAGCCGACGGCTTCCTCGACGGCGTGCGCCGCGCGACGGAGGTCGAGGGCACGTTCGTCGTGCGCCGCCTCGGCGAGCCCATCCAGTTCGAGGTCGCGACGCTCGAGCAGCTGCGGGATGCGGGGCTCGTGCCCGGCGCGACGGTCGCGATCGCCGCGGCGGATCGCGGCCGCACGCTCACGGTCGAGGGCGGCGCCGAGGTCGCGCTGCCGACGGAGCTCGCGCAGCACGTCTACGTCGCTGCCGTCTGA
- a CDS encoding cold-shock protein, which produces MPTGKVKFFDEDKGFGFIAGDDGVEVFVHASAVPDGATLKGGTRVEYGVAEGQRGAQALSLRVLEAPRVSAVRQSRRSSEDMAVIVEDLVKLLDGVGEALRHGRQPSPDQARKVATVLRRVADDLEA; this is translated from the coding sequence GTGCCCACTGGCAAGGTCAAGTTCTTCGACGAGGACAAGGGCTTCGGCTTCATCGCCGGAGACGACGGCGTCGAGGTCTTCGTGCACGCCTCCGCCGTGCCCGACGGCGCGACGCTCAAGGGCGGCACGCGCGTCGAGTACGGCGTCGCCGAGGGCCAGCGCGGTGCGCAGGCCCTCTCGCTGCGCGTGCTCGAGGCGCCCCGCGTCTCGGCCGTGCGCCAGTCGCGCCGCTCGAGCGAGGACATGGCCGTGATCGTCGAGGACCTCGTGAAGCTGCTCGACGGCGTCGGCGAGGCCCTGCGCCACGGACGCCAGCCGAGCCCCGACCAGGCGCGCAAGGTGGCCACGGTGCTGCGTCGCGTCGCCGACGACCTGGAGGCGTGA
- a CDS encoding DUF3027 domain-containing protein codes for MTTVPSAEALRLAESALDEVAPAGAVGEVVDAIDEQGVLALRYRSQLGGYPDWLWTVTLATDDEGAQTVLEVALLPGEGSLVAPEWVPWADRLADYLAAKESAAADDEDEDGDDASDDDEDDDDSDESDDDHGFDDFDEADLASDDDADDGLDVDDHGDASHDDADDETAGR; via the coding sequence ATGACGACCGTGCCGAGCGCCGAGGCGCTGCGACTGGCCGAGTCCGCCCTCGACGAGGTCGCACCTGCCGGTGCGGTCGGCGAGGTCGTCGACGCCATCGACGAGCAGGGCGTGCTCGCGCTGCGCTACCGCTCGCAGCTGGGCGGCTACCCCGACTGGCTGTGGACCGTGACCCTCGCCACCGATGACGAGGGCGCCCAGACGGTGCTCGAGGTCGCGCTGCTGCCCGGCGAGGGCTCGCTCGTCGCGCCCGAGTGGGTGCCGTGGGCCGACCGGCTCGCCGACTACCTCGCGGCCAAGGAGTCGGCTGCCGCCGACGACGAGGACGAGGACGGCGACGACGCGTCGGACGACGACGAGGACGACGACGACTCGGACGAGTCGGACGACGACCACGGCTTCGACGACTTCGACGAGGCCGACCTGGCGAGCGACGACGACGCCGACGACGGCCTCGACGTCGACGACCACGGCGACGCGTCGCACGACGACGCAGACGACGAGACGGCCGGACGCTGA
- a CDS encoding C40 family peptidase, which translates to MQHSTTSTEIVAQPTPRTTIGARRSMAKRVGVAAVAVALFGTVALPAAALQTAQAQPAVLDGSIAELLAQTQQQVEVQQSPLVDAIAENGLAATTPEELAQAQAEAAAAEAERQEAAAAAAATTATAAAPAAASSSSVPSAASGSIVGIAQSQLGVPYVWGGASPSEGFDCSGFTQWVYGQVGVYLPHSDRGQLGYGTPVAVSAIQPGDLVIWNGHTAIYVGNDSIIHAATAGKPVKYSSFSAMVAAMGTPQVRRF; encoded by the coding sequence ATGCAGCACTCCACGACCAGCACCGAGATCGTCGCGCAGCCGACTCCGCGCACCACCATCGGTGCCCGTCGTTCGATGGCCAAGCGAGTCGGGGTCGCGGCGGTCGCCGTCGCCCTCTTCGGCACGGTCGCCCTGCCGGCAGCAGCGCTGCAGACCGCGCAGGCGCAGCCCGCGGTGCTCGATGGCTCGATCGCCGAGCTGCTCGCGCAGACGCAGCAGCAGGTCGAGGTGCAGCAGTCCCCGCTCGTCGACGCGATCGCCGAGAACGGCCTCGCCGCCACGACTCCGGAGGAGCTCGCGCAGGCCCAGGCAGAGGCCGCAGCCGCCGAGGCCGAGCGCCAGGAGGCCGCAGCAGCCGCTGCTGCTACCACCGCGACGGCCGCCGCCCCTGCGGCCGCGTCGTCGTCGTCGGTGCCCTCCGCGGCATCCGGCTCGATCGTCGGCATCGCCCAGTCGCAGCTCGGCGTGCCCTACGTCTGGGGCGGCGCGAGCCCGTCGGAGGGCTTCGACTGCTCCGGCTTCACGCAGTGGGTCTACGGCCAGGTCGGCGTCTACCTCCCGCACTCGGACCGCGGCCAGCTCGGCTACGGCACCCCGGTCGCCGTCTCGGCGATCCAGCCGGGAGACCTCGTCATCTGGAACGGCCACACCGCGATCTACGTCGGCAACGACTCGATCATCCACGCAGCCACCGCCGGCAAGCCCGTGAAGTACTCGAGCTTCTCGGCGATGGTCGCAGCCATGGGCACGCCGCAGGTGCGCCGCTTCTAA
- a CDS encoding DNA repair helicase XPB codes for MNDGPLIVQSDRTVLLEVAHPAAADARHELAVFAELERAPEHIHTYRITQLGLWNARAAGHTADEMLGTLERHARFPVPSAVALDVRETVGRYGRLTIDRDDEGLRLRSEDRPVLMEVRRSKRIAPLLAEDVEGGIRVVDWARGQLKQELVKIGWPAEDLAGFTPGTPFDIDLVEDGWVLRPYQQDAVRHFADAGSGVVVLPCGAGKTLVGAAAMAATDTTTLILVTNTVSARQWRAELLARTTLTEDDIGEYSGQSKEIKPVTIATYQILTAKRSGELAHLRVLDALDWGLVVYDEVHLLPAPVFKLTADLQARRRLGLTATLVREDGRESDVFSLIGPKRFDAPWKEIEAQGFISPAECFEVRIDLTEGERLEYAASADRERYRIAASSPAKVTVAKRILRRHEGEQTLVIGQYLDQLDVLAEALDAPLITGQTPVDERESLFQAFREGTIGTLVVSKVANFSVDLPDASVAIQVSGSFGSRQEEAQRLGRLLRPKSGGRSASFYTLVARDTIDQDFALGRQRFLAEQGYSYEILDAADL; via the coding sequence GTGAACGACGGCCCGCTGATCGTCCAGAGCGATCGAACCGTGCTGCTCGAGGTCGCGCATCCCGCTGCTGCGGATGCCCGCCACGAGCTCGCGGTCTTCGCGGAGCTCGAGCGCGCGCCCGAGCACATCCACACGTACCGCATCACGCAGCTGGGCCTGTGGAACGCCCGCGCCGCCGGCCACACGGCCGACGAGATGCTCGGCACGCTCGAGCGCCACGCCCGCTTCCCCGTGCCCTCCGCGGTCGCGCTCGACGTGCGCGAGACCGTGGGCCGCTACGGCAGGCTCACGATCGATCGCGACGACGAGGGCCTGCGCCTGCGCAGCGAGGACCGGCCCGTGCTCATGGAGGTGCGGCGCTCGAAGCGCATCGCTCCCCTGCTCGCCGAGGACGTCGAGGGCGGCATCCGCGTCGTCGACTGGGCGCGCGGGCAGCTGAAGCAGGAGCTCGTGAAGATCGGCTGGCCCGCCGAGGACCTCGCGGGCTTCACGCCGGGCACGCCGTTCGACATCGACCTCGTCGAGGACGGCTGGGTGCTGCGGCCGTACCAGCAGGATGCCGTGCGGCACTTCGCCGACGCGGGCTCTGGCGTCGTCGTGCTGCCCTGCGGCGCCGGCAAGACGCTCGTCGGCGCTGCGGCGATGGCCGCGACCGACACGACGACGCTCATCCTCGTGACGAACACGGTCTCGGCGCGGCAGTGGCGTGCCGAGCTGCTGGCGCGCACGACGCTGACCGAGGACGACATCGGCGAGTACTCGGGCCAGTCGAAGGAGATCAAGCCCGTCACGATCGCGACGTACCAGATCCTCACGGCGAAGCGCAGCGGCGAGCTCGCGCACCTGCGCGTGCTCGACGCGCTCGACTGGGGCCTCGTCGTGTACGACGAGGTGCACCTGCTGCCCGCGCCCGTCTTCAAGCTCACGGCCGACCTGCAGGCCAGGCGTCGCCTGGGTCTCACGGCGACGCTCGTGCGCGAGGACGGCCGCGAGTCCGACGTCTTCAGCCTCATCGGTCCGAAGCGCTTCGACGCGCCCTGGAAGGAGATTGAGGCCCAGGGCTTCATCTCGCCCGCCGAGTGCTTCGAGGTGCGCATCGACCTCACCGAGGGCGAGCGGCTCGAGTACGCCGCGAGCGCCGATCGCGAGCGGTACCGCATCGCGGCGTCCAGCCCTGCGAAGGTCACGGTGGCGAAGCGCATCCTGCGCCGGCACGAGGGCGAGCAGACGCTCGTGATCGGCCAGTACCTCGACCAGCTCGACGTGCTCGCCGAGGCGCTCGACGCACCGCTCATCACGGGCCAGACGCCCGTCGACGAGCGCGAGTCGCTGTTCCAGGCGTTCCGCGAGGGCACGATCGGCACGCTCGTCGTGTCGAAGGTCGCGAACTTCTCGGTCGACCTGCCGGATGCGTCGGTCGCGATCCAGGTGTCGGGCTCGTTCGGGTCGCGGCAGGAGGAGGCGCAGCGCCTCGGTCGCCTGCTGCGACCGAAGTCGGGTGGCCGCAGCGCGTCGTTCTACACGCTCGTCGCGCG
- the serC gene encoding phosphoserine transaminase: protein MSDLVIPASLLPADGRFGCGPAKVRPAQVEALAASRLLGTSHRQAPVRGLVGSVRSRLADLFSAPDGYEVILGNGGSTTFWDAAAFGLVERRAHHLAFGEFGAKFSKATGAPWLEAPSVASAPAGSRPVLEPVDGVDVVAYPHNETSTGVMHPVVRAEHGLTVVDATSAAGGIDFDASAADVYYFAPQKNLGSDGGLWFALVSPAAIERIEAIAASDRYIPESLSLKQALDNSRLQQTLNTPAIATLVLLDEQLGWMLEQGGLPAMAARTRTSSDTLYAWAEARTDAQPFVADAEHRSQVVVTIDFDDAVDATAITKALRANGIVDTEPYRKLGRNQIRVATFAGIEPSDVEALAASLDYVLERL, encoded by the coding sequence GTGAGCGACCTCGTCATCCCCGCCTCCCTCCTGCCCGCCGACGGCCGCTTCGGCTGCGGTCCCGCCAAGGTGCGTCCCGCCCAGGTGGAGGCGCTCGCCGCCTCGCGCCTGCTGGGCACGAGCCACCGCCAGGCGCCCGTGCGCGGCCTCGTCGGCTCGGTGCGCTCGCGCCTCGCCGACCTCTTCTCGGCACCCGACGGCTACGAGGTCATCCTCGGCAACGGCGGCTCGACGACGTTCTGGGACGCCGCGGCCTTCGGCCTCGTCGAGCGTCGCGCCCACCACCTCGCGTTCGGCGAGTTCGGCGCGAAGTTCTCGAAGGCGACCGGTGCCCCGTGGCTCGAGGCGCCGAGCGTCGCGAGCGCCCCCGCAGGCTCGCGGCCCGTGCTCGAGCCCGTCGACGGCGTCGACGTCGTCGCCTACCCGCACAACGAGACCTCGACCGGCGTCATGCACCCCGTCGTGCGTGCCGAGCACGGCCTCACGGTCGTCGACGCGACGAGCGCGGCCGGCGGCATCGACTTCGACGCGAGCGCCGCCGACGTCTACTACTTCGCGCCGCAGAAGAACCTCGGCTCCGACGGCGGACTGTGGTTCGCGCTCGTGTCGCCCGCGGCGATCGAGCGCATCGAGGCGATCGCGGCATCCGACCGCTACATCCCCGAGTCGCTGAGCCTCAAGCAGGCGCTCGACAACTCGCGCCTGCAGCAGACGCTCAACACGCCGGCGATCGCGACGCTCGTGCTGCTCGACGAGCAGCTCGGATGGATGCTCGAGCAGGGCGGGCTGCCCGCGATGGCCGCGCGCACGCGCACGTCGTCCGACACGCTCTACGCGTGGGCGGAGGCCCGCACGGATGCGCAGCCGTTCGTGGCCGACGCCGAGCACCGCTCGCAGGTCGTCGTCACGATCGACTTCGACGACGCCGTCGACGCGACGGCCATCACGAAGGCGCTGCGCGCGAACGGCATCGTCGACACCGAGCCGTACCGCAAGCTCGGCCGCAACCAGATCCGCGTCGCGACGTTCGCGGGCATCGAGCCCAGCGACGTCGAGGCGCTGGCCGCGAGCCTCGACTACGTGCTCGAGCGCCTCTAG